DNA from Rosa rugosa chromosome 6, drRosRugo1.1, whole genome shotgun sequence:
CGTCTGTTATCTGGGGTCTCGTTGGACCACGGAGAATTTTTGGAAACCTCGGTGAATACAGTAACATCAACTGGTTTTTCCTTGGTGGCGCCATTGCCCCGGTGCTTGTTTGGCTTGCTCACAGGATATTTCCCAAACAAAAATGGATTCTTGCCGTTAACATGCCTGTCTTGCTAGGTGCCACGGCAATGATGCCCCCTGCCACTGCTTTGAACTTTACAAGTTGGATATTTGTGGCATTTCTTTCAGGTTTTGTTGTCTTCAGGTACCGGCAAGATTTGTGGAAGAAGTATAACTATGTCGCCTCTGGTGCTCTCGAGGCCGGAACTGCCTTTGTTACGATATTGGTGTTCATTACCTTGCAGTCCCAGAATATTGAACTCGACTGGTGGGGGAACAAAGGAGAGCTCTGCCCCTTGGCTACATGCCCTACTGCGAAAGGGGTTGTCATTGCTGGCTGCCCGGTCCTCTGAGAGGAAATTTCATATTTTAGATCTTTTAGAAGAAACAATCTTTACTTTTGTCTGTAAATTGCTTGTCTTGGATTCTTTTCTAGGGAACTTTTGTATAGATTTCATATGTGATGACGAAAAAGCAAAGGGCATGTCATCTCTATATTATATCAATGACATTACATAAGGGAACTTTTGTTTGAATATATGACATTACATTCTCCATTACATATATTATATCAATGATATGAGACATGTTCTACACAGTCCATGTTTTCAATCCAATATCTTGCAGCTAAGAAAAACTGAACTTAGaactaaccaaaaaaaaagtgattttatataagaaaattttgaaaaaacaaaTAGTTGAGTAAGAAAAAAAGTGAATGTCTAATTTATAGCAATCAAGAATGAGAAGTGTATTGAGATCTATTGTACAACATAATCAATCAAAAGTAAGAAGACTGTTTACCAAGCACACCCAATTGACCGAGTACCTTGGCAGCCAGAGATTTCATGTCACTATTTTTCTTCTGAGCAATGTCCACTAATGCCATATGAGCTAAAGTTCCATACTTGAGAGTCAACTCATTTACTTGAAAAATCCTTTCCAAAGCCATGAGAGATTTTCTTTGTAACCTGGCAGACTGTGAACTCAATAGCTTAACAATCGGACCGATAGCTTTTGCTTCGTCTAGAACCTTGCCGCCTTGTTCTAGTCTTTCGCCATCTATCAATGTCAGCAGTGCATCTAGAGAAGCCTCACATGCTCCGACATCTCCTTCCCCAAGCATTCTCACAAGTGGATCAAGAGCTTTGGCTTTTACTAGGCAGAATGAAGACTCAACCGTGCAAATGCCTAGATGTGCAGGGCAGCCAGGTTCAGGTGCAGAGAAGCAGCACAGAAAAATGCCATGCTTTATCGGCTTGCTCAAGCTTTTGGAACTTTCGGATAGCTGTTTAAGCGAAATAGCAGCATTTTGTTTTGTCAAAGCAGTTCCAGAAGCTAGTAGCTGTACCAGCACTGGGATAATACCGGCTTCAGCTACTTTTCTCTGCCATTCCTGATTTGATGCTACTGTGAAATGACAAAGCGCTCCAACAGCATTCTCTACTAATTGTATTCTATATGAGGCATCTCTATTCCCATCACTTAGGCATGTCCAGATGATGTGAAGTGCCTCGGCATCTAGAAGCCAATGAGTAATCTGCGGATGATCCTTTGGAAGATTAGCAATAATTCCCATTGCAGCAGCTATCTCTTCCACATCACTAGAACTTTTTATAATCCTTAGCAAGGAATCTATGCATCTTTGACTTATATGCTCCAAAAATGTGCTGTCATCACCATCTTCTGTCAAGCATGAGAACAACTTAATGGCATTTGCTCGGACAGTAGAATTATCAGCCTCGGACAATTGAACCAATACTTGGACAGCAGAGAGCTGAGAATTACATAAATAGTCAGCAAGTAAATATGGAATAAAAGATCACAAGAAGCAGTGTATATTACTGCATGTTAttcacagaaaaagaaaaaaaagaaaaaatgttatTACCTGTCTCAACTTTATTCTGATGTCTAAACCAGAAAAAGATTGGCACATTGCATGGAAAGTTTTGAGGATGCTTCTTTGTATGTCAGGTCCAGTTAAAGATATTAGTGAAAAGAGTTTAAAAATATCTTCTTCGGAGTCTAACAGCGAGACCTGATCCTCTGCGGCTTCTTGGGTGGTGGTTGATATGGCTAGGTGCATGATTGTTTCGGCTACCTGCTCACGCAAGGCCGGTGATGATAAGCTGTGAGAATAGAGAAGTTCAAACAGCGGTCCAACTGCACCTTTTCTAATCATCTCTAGGCCATTTTGAGGTAAGCTAGAGAGGTGAAGAAGAGCTTTAACACCCACTTTCCTCTTCTCTAAATCACCATTTGAAAGCAGTTCAAGAAGTGGTCCTAGTGCCCCATCTTTAACTATAGATAGTTTGTTGTGATCAGTCAACTCAATTTCCGACAAAGTTCCTGCCATAACCATTTTAACATCTTCTGGTCCTGCATCAAGTATAAGTTGTTACAATACACAAGCTAGCTACAAGAAGGATATGACATAATAATTGCAACCGGAGTTCCAAGCATACCTGAAGAAAGAAGCTTCAACAAAGGTTTGAAATAATTCGCTCTTGCCATCTGTATAACATTTTGATCAATGCAAGAAAGATTCTCTAGAAGCTCTATTGCATATCCAGTGACTTGATCATCTTCACTGCTCAACATTGTCCCTAGGAGAAGTATGCATCCCTGAACCTTTCCCATTAAATCTCGTGCAACGCTACTTCTCGATAGTTCCAATAACAGCTGCAATGCTACCTTGCTTTCCCCACTTTGCCGTGCAAGTGAGCGGACAATGGCTTCAAGTGCATTATCTACTGCTGTGATTTTTCCCTGTAAAGTTTAATGAACGTGTTCATGATGAAATACAAGAAATTTAGAAATGACTCATCAATCATATATAAGAGAATATGACCTTAGAAGGTACCTTATTTTCTTTGCTATCTTTTGCAAGGATTGATAGGATGGCAAGAGCATTCTTTCTTATTTCTCTATTTTTAGTACCAAGAAGTCCAATAAGGACTGGAATGTAGTCCTCCATTATCACCCATTCTTGGTGAACATCACTTTCCAAGCATAGGTTCTGCAGCTTGTCTAAGGATTGAAGCACTTCTTGCTCTTCACTTGACTGAAGTGTTGGTTTAATAGAGGCAATGATGATCATGGTATTCCTATTTCTCCACTCTTCAATGGATCGTTTTAGAGCTTTGTTGGGCCGTAAAACAGAAGTGTCCAAGGGAATATCAGTCAAAGGACATAGATTCTTACCTTCTGCAAACCATTTCTCTATTCCACTTCTTTCAAATGTCTGCTGAGATGAAGTTTCCACAGGGTCCACCATGATTTCTTGAGTGAGAGGGCAATAAAATTGCCGAAGAGGTTCCAACGGTTGCCTTCCCAAAGAAACTCTCCTTTCTGAATACCCATTCACTTTGTCCTCAGCAGTTGTGTTAGCATTAGTCTTTTCAAGCAATGCTATAATGTGACAAATCTGTTCCATTTGCAAATCTTCTTCAGAGCCTTTTCTCAAGTTGGTATCATCCAATTCACGTTTGAACTCCTCAAATTCCTTTTTCAGTTCAGAATGCTCATTAGAGATCCCAAGAGTCTCAGCAATACGAAGAAGCAAATCATTTGTGTGAGACAGATCATCATTTCCTTCTTGTATTCCTTGCTCAATTTTTTCCAAAATCTCTTCCTCAGCTACAGCTGCTCGATATTCAGCAGCCAACATGTTCTTGCATAGATTGCTAATCTGGTTATTTATACCCAATGAAACATCCAAAGATGGCAGTGACAGTAGACTAAGTGCTCTACCAATATCTTTTGTACTGCTCTCTAGCGCCTTAAGAATCTTCCGGCAATTGATCAAGAGATAAACCTTGTTTTTCTTTCTGCAATCAAGAGCTAGATGCTTAGCAACTTCCACCTCTCGATTGACAATCTCCAAAGCATTAACTAGGCCTTCTGAATGCTCAATGTTTTTCTTTGACAACTCCTTCAATATAGAAGAGGTTTTCTCCAAGTATGTAGTGAATACTTTGAAGCTTTCTTTGTGAATGAGAACTTCCTTGGCTGAGTTTACAGTATCAAACATGGCAAACACTGTCTGAGAGAGTAATTCAGACACCGGAACAAAAGAGGCACCGATAATTATATCCTTTGCCATCTTGGTATGAGAGAATCTAAGAATATAGACCCTCAGCTCTGACTGAACCACATTCTAAACACAAAGGAAGAACACTGAACAAGTTTTCATCTGCAAAAACAACCTTCAGATGTTAATTGGTTTTCAACAAGTACTACTTTTATATAAAGGAGAGTCTTTCTTTGACAAAAGGTACCAAAACGGTGTAGTTGCTATTTGCTAAGATTACCAAGAAAGAGTTAAAATACAGAAACAAGATATTGATTCTCATATTCCTATTAGTTTGATTCTCATATTCCTATAGTTAAACAATTTTAGACCAAAGCAAATCAATAAAGCTCATTAACTTCAAAATTACTCTAACATTTCAATTTCTTTCACCCTCCTAAGGATGAAACTAAACCATGTTGACCCAAAAAAGTATGACCAAACCATGAACTATTTGAGCTTATGAACTTCAACACTCGTATTCAAGGTCAAGTGACTCCAACACCATGATCAGCAACAGCTTCAAATTGGTTAATCCCATTACAAAGTTGGTATAGCTTAAAGTATATAAACTAAATTTGAACTAGAGTACTGAATATAAAAATTTCCAGTTTTTCCTTACTAACTAACTAACaatggagagagagggagagagagagagagttgacctGACATTACAAGTCAACAGAGTATCTTCATCCTCCAGAACAGACGTGCTCTTACAAGGCTTTGAAGAGCTATAGCTAGCTTGTCTTCCCCAGAACACAAAAAGATGGGGTCTTTCTGGGAACCCAGAAACTATGAAAAGGGATTTTGATTAGTCTACAATTAAGTTTTGAggaatttttgtttgttttattttgtatGGTTTTTTTCCAAGAAGCTTAATTTACGTCGAGCAGCTGGCATGGACAAGACGAACCTGACAACCAAGTCAACGCTGTTCCCTCTGGTCAACAACGTGCTCAGGGATTTAGGTTTCGCCACGTGTCGAGATTCTAGATGCGCATGTTGGACCCTGTCTAGCTCGGACTTGATTCTGTGACCCGACCCGTTATGAGCCCAACATGGATATTTGGTGAGACTTGGGAAGCAAGTGCTCCTTTGGGGTTGAAATTGCAACATTTGCAATGAAACCTCTTGCCAATGATGCCTTGACATGTGATGGAGAGAGTGTGtgcttatatatatagaaatcaGGGATGTACATGAAAAATGTGTATAGCCTCTTCTGTATAGGATGTTTGAGTTGtttttaatttagctatgtTAATTTGAACCGCATTTTAGATTTTTATTACGACTATTTAAAATTCTTCTAATAAGTTCAAATATTCTTGTTATGACTATTTAGAAATCTTCTAGTAagttaagaaaatcaaaaataatAGCTGATGTGATTGCTTgaaaatgaattttattttgacTTTATGTAAGTTTAGAAGTTTGGAAAGCATGTCAATTTCACACACTCACTGGTTTtggtctttatttttttttctttattaaagcAATTAAAATTGTAGACCGGGGCATTTTATAATGCATCGGAGTTTCAAAAACCGTTGAATTGATTCATTGAGTGAGCAGTGCTTATTCTAAAGCTCCCGATTACTTGCAAATTTTAGTAGTCTTTAGTATTATAAAAACTTTTCCTTATGGACagctttcctataatttttgtattatagggaagcaaaagtcaaagctttagcctctttttgttctccaactccaacagattccttattttatagcaatctctaaaatctccataattcttccttaaaattttagagattgctgtaaatttagggaatttggttttctctttcctcactatccttaaaatagagatagttataTGGAATCTATTAGAGCAAAAAATGCtcatttttctctaaaatagagaaaaattaaaatatggggaagctgttggccGGAGTTGCTCTTATAGCTAAATTTTATAAGTTGGTGGGCGGTAAATTCGAAAGCTTAATTAGTAGTTATTTAGAGAATGCAACACTATCAAGATTGGATGGCTAAGTGGGCAATACTTTTATATAGGGAGTAAATCTACACTTTCTCTTTACAATCTATGCTTCCAATTgagttttttttaatattttttcatTAACATATGTTGCTTTTTATTATCAAAATGTCATAGCTTTTGAGAGATAAAGTAATAACAAATTAAGGAGgggttttttagttttttttgctTTGAATAAGTGCTCTCACATTGTTATGCCCTTGGTTGTAGCTGTATGCTGGTTGATGAGTGGCGATGTACACCAGgaaggtcttaggcgtcaatgtTTGTCAAGTCAGTtgctttgatttagggttttttacATTCTGCATTGTTTAGTTTTGGttagattttgttttctttgataGCTCTGCTTTATGCAGTCTGAATTGTCATTTGAGATGTATTGTGAAGGATTCAAGCTTGATGGAGAAACGTAGTTAATATAATGGAATCTGATTCCGttttcctaaaataaaaaaaattaaagagagagTGTAGAATGCAAAAATtagagtgcaaatttcactctccTTTATATAATACATACCCATTACATGGGTTAGCTTCAATGAGCAATGTTTTTTACACAACCTTAGAACCATTAGATTTAAATCCTCTCCATGGTGAGGATTGACGGTTACAATTTACAACttaataatttttcttctttttcgagattaacttctttttttcaaaaaatctgAAATCAACTAAGTTCCGATCCCATCCATCATCTTCATCACAAAACTAAATCTTCAAGCTTCATATCGAGATCCGAGCCTCAATAATCAACATAATATAGGATTTAAATGAATCTAATTCCATAGAATTCGATGTTTGCCAATAGATCATATTATTAAAATCATGAATTCTTCCCTTTTAATTTGATTACTTTGGCTGCTAATTAACTTTGCAAAAGCCAATTGTTCTGAGTTTCAATATGAAGAAATTAATGGAGGACAAAAAGAGGTGAAAAAGAGTTGACACATGATCTGGAAAAAGAGCTGCGCCAGTGGGATTTTTTTCTCTCGATCCTTTGAGTTGAATTTGGGGTACAAGAAAGAGGACATATGGTTGGAATTAtagtattgtttttttttttttccttttcttttcttttctctttcaatGCTTTAGGCTGTACGTACAAAGGAACCAGCTGGAATCTACCCaaaaattaaatgaagaaaaaagaatagtAATTTAGTAGATCTTCATAATTAATTCTCATCATTGAGCTAGAGTCTTTAAACTGAACAGTTATAAAATTGTGAAAAAAAATGGTGGCTATTGAACCAGACCCATATTACATATAGAAGGTGGCATATATAACAGATCGAGATGCACTCATATAACAGATATCCAAGTTTTATTCCGTACGAGACTACTTCTGTGTTGTTGCTGGAAAAGGATTTGTCGATATATAGGAAGTGTGTATAGGATAACCAGTTGATGAAACTAaaggatatatatataacacaggATGATGCATGGCGACAAAGAAATAGATAGCTAGGATTATCTGTGTCATCTAAAACAGAATAAGGTTTTGCTAATTAAGAAGAGCTTTCAAAATGCCAAATTTATTAATCTCTTAAATATTAGTGTTAGACTGCTAGCTAGGTCAAGAGATTAAAAAAAAGCTTTCATATATTAAGCTAAGTATCACAAATACTCGAGAAAATGCGTGGAACATCAAGTGGCGTCGTTATCTCATGGCAATGAAAGAGTTGAATGCACGATTATAATTTAGAAATTAAAAGCAAGATGGGTATGTATATGATATTGATGAACCACTGCGTAATTAGGGGGTTAACAAATCATAATGTAATTAAGGCTGCCCTTCATGAATGGCagcctatatatatgtattaattATCTAGATGAGTAGTTTTGAAAATAATTATTTAGTATATAACGTATGACATACATAGAGAGTATTTAATTATACGGTTGGTAATAGGAGAACGTCATGAATGATTCATGATTCATCGATCAGCTACGGTTAGAAACTTAGAGTGATGCAAAAAGGTATAATTAGTATACCGTATGACAAACGTAGAGTATTTAATCATAAAGGGAGAAGAAACAACAATTAATACATATATAAATTGTATTGTTTGATGAAGCTAAAAATGAGAAAATGCAAAGAGTACTCCATCAGCAACGACTCAGCGAGCTGTAATTTGGATCGAAGCCTTTTAATTCTCCTCAGTTTTAGATTCTGCAGTACACAATTTCCAAATATACCGTGCAGTAGTAGCATGATAAAACATGTAATTGTTGATCAGGGAGTATCAGGGAGTACTAACCTACAATTGCATGATGAAGCTGCTGCAGCTAAGCTAGCCCTAGCACTGAGCCTCAATCGTTGTGCAAAGAAGCATACAAGAGTGATATTGGTTCGGCTCGTCTCAGAAATCATATTAACATGAGGTGAACATGCAAGAACATGACTCGGATTGATCGATGAACCGACCCAATATCACGCCATGTCTGCTTCTGCAGATCATACATATATATGGACACTACATACTGTCCTTTGAGTACGCTTGAAGCTATGAAATGCAGGTTGAGCGCTTAGAAGAGTTGGAGCTTCTGCCCTTTATATAGTAGTAATAAAGGAATATATGACAACTGTTCGAGTCAATGCAAAGTAGCTAGCTAGTATTGGCTCCTGTGAAGGAGGACAGCTAGCTAGTTTTAAGGATAAGGAATATGGACACAATTCGATCATCAAATAATATCATGATCATTCACGAGTAGAAAGAATTCGATCAAGATTTTAAGAATCTCAGTTTCCACTACCAATCACTTTCCAACTTCGTGGTTATAATTCATTTAGAAAAAGTCTAGGATGATAATGGAGGACTAGTTTAATCCATTCACTAATCGTGCACTTCACACGTGATAATTAAAACCCTCCAGTACCATCCATCATATATATTGCCATAATGTTTATGTCACAACTCTTCTTCATTTGCACGTCATGGTATACGTGACAGCTAAAACCACACCTGGTACTCGAATCTTATTTCTCTTAagggtaaattcctcctatggtacctgaggtattgctacttggacagtttgatacctgatgtattaaaggggacagtttggtacttgaagttagactccgtttgacactttggtacttctgttaatttttctgttaaatgtaaggataaaattgacatttagaatatatgtataaaaacataataaaaaaaacatgagtttgtgggttgattttcttcataattttataggtatgaattaatgtttttttttgtttttgaaccaaacatcaatttcattcatactcaagccagaatggcacggatacataccttcccttgccatatcaaggacaagtttaggacgtggtatgctagcaccacccattagacaaccagtgctcacttattcagcgagcctatgaactatgaacaatcatagtaaataggcacaaaaaaacaaaagtgcataggtccctgaaaatacaaggaatttgttgtaattagacgaactaaaaacatagggatgggcttagagcaaaaccctagcccatcAAATTTTTGTCCCAAGGAGCTCCAATAGCAGGCCTACTGAAGCCCAACAGGCCACGAATGGCCCAGACCATACTTCCATCTCCAAACCCGTGCAACAAGCATAGGAGTCCTCAGCCACCACCATGCCCACGCCCGCTCCAGCAGGATTTCGGCAGTCCCGATGCAAACACCGCCACAAAACCCCGCCACGACCCATCGCTCCACGATTCCACGCCGCCGCCGAAGTCGAGACCGCCACGACCCAGCGCTCCTCAACAGCTGCAACGCTGTCGATCTGCAAACCGAGATCCACCATAACTGCACCGCACGCATCCCAGAGAAATTCCGTCGATCATGAGCCAAAAACCACCTGCAAAGACCTTCGAGCAAACCCACACCAGAGCCTCCGGGATGTTAGCCATCAGGTCCCGTCCGGCAGTAGATCACGCGTCATTGGTGAGGCCAAAAGGTCATCCCGAATGTCATagccgccgccggacgagataAAATCTTTGTTGAGCCGCCGCCgacctttttctctctctctcagagctCTTAGGGTTTTTTCCTCCTTTGGCAGTTTGATCGATCAATTATTTTTACTAGTCCATTTATGAATTAATGCTTATGAgttatgttgaaggtgaaatattcgaattttatGCTTAAGAAATATAGTAATCATATAGTGAACACCCATGAGAGTACTCCATTGAAACTAGTCTCGtacaactaaatttttttaaacataaaattcaattatgtcaactttaacatcacccaaaagcattaatttattttcattttctcctaaatgacccaaaaaatgATGAAGACCTAAAATAATACCAAATAATATCATCGCATTGTatttatgaagaggaggaaaaatCCAAGTTTTGGAGGAAAAATCAGTGGATTCATAGAGAATAGTACAAAAAAATATCTGATTATTATATTTCTTTAACATAAAATTTgaatatttcaccttcaacataactcataaacattaattcatacctataaaattatgaagaacggcaatcaacccacaaactcatgttttttttattatgtttttatacatatattctaaatgtcaattttattcttacatttaacagaaaaattaacagaagtaccaaagtgtcaaacggaGTCTAACTTCAAGTATCAAActgtcccctttaatacatcgggtatcaaactgtccaagtagcaatacctcaggtaccataggagAAATTTACCCTTCTCTTAATCattgcaagtggcctagtggttcttgtctagttgggtgtgctccccaacccatgttcgaaccccgaagctgtcaaagtggctaggtactgtgctgcaatgcacagttgaagCATTTCACATGAGCCGAAGAAGTTTATCTTGGACCTAGGAAGTCTTTGGGTTTCCCTTGAcagagtcaaaaaaaaaaatcttatttctcttcctctcgtcTCGGCTGAGAAAGTCTTAATTAGGTTGGTCTGGTACCTCATCTTAATAGTATTTATGCTCAAAATAAAACCTGAAAAGTTAAAATACAAAATTTATATCCCTCGtaactttttttcttctatatattAATGAATTAGACGTGTCTCGCATATGATTGTCTCACATAAGTGATTTATAATTTTGTATATATTTTCTAGTAGGAGAACTGGATATACGTGAACTCTTTGTATGTGGTTATACTCATGTGTAAATGTTAGACAAGGAATTcacattaattatatatatataggaaaattttcaaaaatagtACATGAAGTATGGTCCATTCTAACCTTTCGTAAATcaagttttgttaa
Protein-coding regions in this window:
- the LOC133717353 gene encoding U-box domain-containing protein 44-like gives rise to the protein MAKDIIIGASFVPVSELLSQTVFAMFDTVNSAKEVLIHKESFKVFTTYLEKTSSILKELSKKNIEHSEGLVNALEIVNREVEVAKHLALDCRKKNKVYLLINCRKILKALESSTKDIGRALSLLSLPSLDVSLGINNQISNLCKNMLAAEYRAAVAEEEILEKIEQGIQEGNDDLSHTNDLLLRIAETLGISNEHSELKKEFEEFKRELDDTNLRKGSEEDLQMEQICHIIALLEKTNANTTAEDKVNGYSERRVSLGRQPLEPLRQFYCPLTQEIMVDPVETSSQQTFERSGIEKWFAEGKNLCPLTDIPLDTSVLRPNKALKRSIEEWRNRNTMIIIASIKPTLQSSEEQEVLQSLDKLQNLCLESDVHQEWVIMEDYIPVLIGLLGTKNREIRKNALAILSILAKDSKENKGKITAVDNALEAIVRSLARQSGESKVALQLLLELSRSSVARDLMGKVQGCILLLGTMLSSEDDQVTGYAIELLENLSCIDQNVIQMARANYFKPLLKLLSSGPEDVKMVMAGTLSEIELTDHNKLSIVKDGALGPLLELLSNGDLEKRKVGVKALLHLSSLPQNGLEMIRKGAVGPLFELLYSHSLSSPALREQVAETIMHLAISTTTQEAAEDQVSLLDSEEDIFKLFSLISLTGPDIQRSILKTFHAMCQSFSGLDIRIKLRQLSAVQVLVQLSEADNSTVRANAIKLFSCLTEDGDDSTFLEHISQRCIDSLLRIIKSSSDVEEIAAAMGIIANLPKDHPQITHWLLDAEALHIIWTCLSDGNRDASYRIQLVENAVGALCHFTVASNQEWQRKVAEAGIIPVLVQLLASGTALTKQNAAISLKQLSESSKSLSKPIKHGIFLCCFSAPEPGCPAHLGICTVESSFCLVKAKALDPLVRMLGEGDVGACEASLDALLTLIDGERLEQGGKVLDEAKAIGPIVKLLSSQSARLQRKSLMALERIFQVNELTLKYGTLAHMALVDIAQKKNSDMKSLAAKVLGQLGVLGKQSSYF